From a single Patescibacteria group bacterium genomic region:
- the rpoA gene encoding DNA-directed RNA polymerase subunit alpha, with protein METIALPQNVEFKKGTEAHEGLVAVYPCYPGYGITIGNSLRRVLLSSLPGAAVVGVKIKGADHEFMSLPHIKEDVLEIVLNLKRLRLKVFSEEPVKLELDVHGEKKVKASDITKNAQVEIINPELQIANITDMAGNLKMEIYVAQGKGYEPVEAREKKNTEIGYIEIDSIFSPVSNVGVNLENMRVGKMTNWEKLNMAIRTDGTITPEKAFRDATKILISQFNALINKENKEAVKEDAEEKTEAEEETREEAVPETAGEEKEPAKKRGRPKKS; from the coding sequence ATGGAAACCATAGCTTTACCACAAAACGTCGAATTTAAAAAAGGAACGGAAGCCCACGAAGGCCTGGTAGCGGTTTACCCTTGTTATCCCGGCTACGGGATTACTATCGGCAACTCGCTCCGCCGGGTGCTTTTGTCGAGCTTGCCGGGCGCGGCCGTTGTCGGGGTAAAGATTAAAGGCGCTGACCATGAGTTTATGTCATTGCCGCACATCAAAGAAGACGTTTTGGAAATAGTTTTGAATCTAAAAAGGCTAAGGCTGAAAGTTTTTTCCGAAGAGCCGGTAAAGCTGGAATTGGACGTCCATGGCGAAAAGAAAGTCAAAGCCTCGGATATCACCAAAAACGCCCAGGTGGAAATAATCAATCCGGAACTGCAGATTGCCAATATTACCGACATGGCCGGCAACCTTAAGATGGAGATATACGTTGCCCAGGGAAAAGGCTACGAACCGGTTGAAGCCCGCGAAAAGAAAAATACCGAGATTGGATATATAGAAATTGATTCGATTTTTTCTCCGGTTTCAAACGTTGGAGTCAACTTGGAGAATATGCGCGTCGGAAAAATGACTAATTGGGAAAAATTAAACATGGCGATCAGGACTGACGGGACGATTACCCCGGAAAAAGCTTTTCGCGACGCGACAAAAATTTTAATCAGCCAGTTTAACGCCCTGATTAATAAAGAGAATAAGGAAGCGGTCAAAGAAGATGCGGAAGAAAAGACGGAAGCTGAAGAGGAGACCCGGGAAGAAGCTGTCCCCGAGACGGCGGGCGAAGAAAAAGAACCGGCCAAAAAAAGAGGCCGGCCGAAGAAAAGCTAA
- the rpmJ gene encoding 50S ribosomal protein L36, translating into MKVRSSVKVICKDCKIVRRKGRLWVTCKNPKHKQRQG; encoded by the coding sequence ATGAAAGTTCGATCTTCGGTAAAAGTAATTTGTAAAGATTGTAAAATAGTCCGCCGCAAAGGGCGTCTTTGGGTAACATGTAAAAATCCGAAGCACAAGCAAAGGCAGGGATAG
- the infA gene encoding translation initiation factor IF-1 has product MPEENKVLNSKEFIEMRGEVVEAMPSATFKVILENGHEILAYLSGRMRMNKIRLLPGDRVRVEISPYDLTKGRITYRL; this is encoded by the coding sequence ATGCCTGAAGAAAACAAAGTATTAAATTCGAAGGAATTTATTGAAATGAGAGGTGAAGTGGTTGAGGCCATGCCTTCGGCCACTTTTAAAGTTATTTTGGAAAACGGGCATGAAATTCTCGCCTACCTTTCGGGCCGGATGAGGATGAATAAAATCCGCCTTCTGCCGGGCGACCGGGTAAGGGTAGAGATTAGCCCTTATGATTTGACCAAAGGCCGGATCACCTACCGGCTTTGA
- the rpsK gene encoding 30S ribosomal protein S11 produces MEKQKAKGPSRSKKKKGKKKDKKVPVGKAFIKSTYNNTIVTLTDLGGNVISWASAGIAGFKGPKKATPYAAQIITRIACTKAKDDYGLREVSVFVRGVGIGRDAAVRALNANGLIITSIKDITPIPHNGCRPRKPRRV; encoded by the coding sequence TTGGAAAAACAAAAAGCCAAAGGCCCGAGCCGCTCAAAAAAGAAAAAGGGCAAAAAGAAAGACAAGAAAGTTCCGGTCGGAAAGGCTTTTATAAAATCGACCTATAATAATACCATTGTTACTTTAACTGATTTAGGCGGAAACGTAATTTCCTGGGCTTCAGCCGGAATCGCCGGATTCAAAGGCCCGAAAAAAGCCACCCCTTACGCCGCCCAGATTATTACCCGGATTGCCTGTACTAAAGCCAAAGACGATTACGGGCTTAGGGAAGTAAGCGTATTCGTCCGCGGAGTAGGTATCGGGCGGGACGCGGCAGTAAGGGCCTTAAACGCCAACGGATTAATAATCACTTCAATTAAAGATATCACCCCCATCCCCCATAACGGCTGCCGTCCGAGAAAACCCAGAAGAGTGTAA
- the rpsM gene encoding 30S ribosomal protein S13, with product MALRIAGVSLPNEKRLEIALTYIFGIGVSKSNKILAEAKVSPDIRVKDVSETDGNKIREIVEKKNKVEGELKREIMGNIKRLKDIGCYRGLRHIKGLPVRGQHTKTNTRTVRGNVRKTMGSGRKPAGQKT from the coding sequence ATGGCATTAAGAATCGCGGGAGTTTCGCTCCCAAACGAAAAAAGACTGGAAATCGCTTTGACTTATATTTTTGGCATTGGAGTTTCAAAATCCAATAAAATTTTAGCCGAGGCCAAAGTTTCTCCCGATATCCGCGTAAAAGACGTTTCTGAAACCGACGGCAATAAAATCCGCGAAATCGTGGAAAAAAAGAATAAGGTTGAAGGAGAATTGAAAAGGGAAATTATGGGCAACATAAAGCGGCTGAAAGATATCGGCTGCTACCGCGGCCTTCGCCACATCAAAGGCTTGCCGGTCCGCGGACAGCATACAAAGACCAACACCCGGACAGTCCGGGGCAATGTCCGGAAAACTATGGGATCGGGAAGAAAGCCGGCCGGGCAGAAAACTTAA
- the rpsD gene encoding 30S ribosomal protein S4, whose protein sequence is MARNLDPKCKQCRRIGEKLFLKGARCGSARCGIVKRNFPPGPHGAKGKPRMSGYGEQLQEKQKAKKTYHLLEKQFVLTFEKAGKEKGDKGKNFLRLLETRLDNTVYRTGFADSRDLSRQLVSHGHFLVNGKKVNIASFQVKTGDIVSVKESSKRQKYFRQLLEKKEEQKNPSWLNVDKKALSAKVLHAPTDDDIPSNINTAMIVEFYSR, encoded by the coding sequence ATGGCAAGAAATTTAGATCCAAAATGCAAACAATGCCGGAGAATCGGCGAGAAGCTATTCCTAAAAGGCGCCCGCTGCGGTTCCGCCCGCTGCGGTATTGTTAAAAGAAATTTTCCTCCCGGCCCGCACGGAGCTAAAGGAAAGCCCCGGATGTCCGGCTACGGCGAACAGCTCCAGGAAAAGCAAAAAGCCAAAAAAACCTACCATCTTTTGGAAAAGCAATTTGTCCTTACTTTTGAAAAAGCCGGAAAAGAAAAAGGCGACAAAGGCAAGAACTTTCTTAGGCTATTGGAAACAAGGCTGGATAATACGGTTTACCGGACAGGCTTTGCCGATTCCCGCGATTTATCAAGACAGCTGGTTTCGCACGGCCACTTCCTTGTTAACGGAAAGAAAGTCAATATCGCTTCTTTCCAGGTGAAAACCGGGGACATAGTAAGCGTCAAAGAATCTTCCAAACGGCAAAAATATTTCAGGCAGTTATTGGAGAAAAAAGAAGAACAAAAAAATCCCAGCTGGCTGAACGTCGACAAAAAGGCCTTAAGCGCGAAAGTTTTGCACGCGCCGACCGACGACGATATCCCTTCAAATATCAATACGGCGATGATCGTCGAATTCTACTCAAGATAA